The genomic region AACAGAACAACGCATCTTTTCTGCGATTATCGTGCAGTAAAGTTCGTAACTGATATATAAACGAGGCCTCTACAAATACGTAGAGGCCTCTTTCGTTTTAAATAAGTCAGGTTACAAACCAGAAGAGTCATAATATACTTTCTTTCTATAAGGCGATATCTAAATCGCTATGTAGGATAATCACAAAAATGACAGTTGGCCACTATGTGTTCATTGAAACTTTGTGCCTACTATTTTATGAGCTCTCGTTTCGTAGAAAAACCAAAGACAATCATTGTTAATTCTACCTGGGAGTATTTGCACTTCATGATCTTTCGATACAACCTTCGGAGAAGGTAGGTGGTACTACCCTCATTGGTTGGAGCTGGTTCTTGAGGTACCAATCATCTACATTCCACTTTCCTCTGTGATGCCTACTAATCTGCAAGCCAATTCTACTGTCCCTTCCGCTACTATCGTGCTGGCTGGCGCTACCGGTGCTCTGGGTCTTCTTATTGCTCATCAGCTTCGCCAGCGAGGCGCTAATGTGCGAGCTTTAGTACGCTCTAGTAGTAATTTGTCGGCCGAGGCCGAGTCGCTGCGCTTGCAGGGAGCCGAGGTGCTGGAGGTTGATTACAACGACTCTACTGTCCTCATACAAGCCTGCCAGGGGGCCGATTGCGTAGTATCAGCGCTGTCGGGACTGCGAGCGGTGATTGTAGATGCTCAAACGCAATTGCTCAACGCGGCTGTGGCAGCTGGTGTACCGCGTTTTATCCCTTCTGATTATTCAGCCGATTTCACCCGCCTACCCGAAGGCTCAAACCGCAATTTCGACCTGCGTTGGGAGTTTCAGCACCGGCTCGATCAGGCACCTATCCAAGCTACCTCCATTCTCAGTGGCATGTTCATGGACCTGCTGACCGGACAGGCACCGCTCATTCAGCCCGGTATTCACCGCATCATCTATTGGGGCGACGCCGACCAGCCCCTGGACTTCACGACCATGCGTAACACGGCGGCCTACACGGCTGCTACCGCCCTTGACCCTACCACACCCCGCTACCTGCGCATTGCCGGCGAGGTAGCCACCCCGCGCGATTTGCAAATCATTGCCACTGCGGCTACCGGCCACCCCTATAAGTTGCTGCGGGTAGGCGGCCTAGGTGTGCTCGAAACCATGAGCAGGGTAACAAAAACACTCTTACCGGCTAAAAACGAGGTGTTTCCGCCATGGCAGGGCATGCAATATCTGCACAACATGCTCAGTGGCCAAGCCAAACTCTCAACGCTGGACAACAACCGTTATCCTGGCATTCGCTGGACGAAGGTGCAAGAGGTGCTGCAAAAGCCATAGTAGCTTTGCGGTGCCTATCAATCGGCATGCAATACGACGCTTATAACGTTACCCAACGTCCTGCACCCATGGTATTAATTTACAAATTGGGTAGTGTAGGCGCAGCGTGGCCGCTCCCACTAATTATTAGGCAAACCTGTGTACGTAGGCCATTACGACCTGCAGCGTAATCTGCTACTTGCCAGTACCCTGTATCATATAGTCCTACTCCTGTCTATGGATATACGCCCGCAGAACAACCCAATGCATTGGAAGCAACGTGCGTACCGTATCATCTTCGAGTCGGATACGCCAGCCGGGCAGGCCTTCGACACGGTGCTGCTCGTGGCCATTGTACTGAGCGTACTTACAGTAATGCTGGAAAGCGTGGCGCACATTGCAGCGCAACACGGCCAGTTTTTACGAGCAGTGGAGTGGGTATTCACCGGATTGTTTCTGGTAGAGTACATTATTCGGCTAGTGGTGGTACGCCGGCCCCTGGCCTACGCGCTGAGTTTGCTAGGCATTATTGACCTACTAGCGGTGTTACCCACGCTGGCCTCTTTAGCAATGATTGGCAGCCATTACTTAGTTGTCATTCGCACGTTGCGGCTGCTGCGCGTGTTTCGTATTTTCAAGCTGGGGCGCTTTGTGGGCGAAGGCGAGTTTATTGTGGATGCACTGAAAGCCAGTCGCTTCAAGATTCTAGTGTTTCTAACGGCCGTTTTGACGATTGTGATTGTCATTGGAACGTTCATGTACGTCGTAGAAGGCGGCAAGAACGGTTTTACCAGCATTCCTCAGAGTATCTACTGGGCCATCGTAACGTTGACGACCGTGGGTTACGGCGACATCTCACCGGTCACGGTGCTGGGCCGAACTATGGCCTCTATTCTGATGATTCTGGGCTATGCCATCATTGCTGTGCCCACAGGGATTGTATCAGCCCAAATGGCACGCCCTACCACCGATGCGCCTACCTTCAAGCAGGCAACTTGCCACATATGCCAAGCCAATGGCCACCGCGATGACGCCGAATTCTGTTGGAATTGCGGGGAGAAACTGTAGAAGCCGTTACATCCTGCGCTGTGCCGGATACAGCACTGGGTTTAGGCTGCCGCTAACCATGGCTGCATCATTCTTTTCAATTCCTCTCCGCTAAAGCTAAACTTGACACTGCTGGTGCCTACTAGAATACGAGTTGTGTAAGTAGTAGACCAAAGAAACTTTTGCTCCTCAAGCCGTTCGATACACGACCACGGAATGAGTAATGGAGGATGGCCCACACGAAAAAGAAATACGACGGACAACGATAAACCAGATGCCGACGCAGCTGCTTTGATTACGCCGTTGTACCTAGCGAAGCCCAGTTTCGCCTGGTGCAGCTGGAACTGCGAGTCCGCTATCTCCTCCTCTGCAACTTGAAATTGTGTGGACAGTTGATACCAACCAAAAAAGGAGATGAGTTTGCACACCACACACCAGAAACCTATGAACACAGTTATGAACGCCGGAATAACTAGAAGTAACGACGAATTATTCATGCAATAAATAACTACAATTCGTTGCTTATATCACGTACTCACATTCATTTCTACATTAAAAGATAAATCTGCCCCCTCGTTCTATACAGTTTCTTTCGGCGCAGTAACTTCGTGGTCCGCCCTGCTTCTTACGCCCCATGAAAATTCTCCGCGTCCGCTTTTTTAATCTCAACTCCCTGCGCGGGGAGCATTTCGTTGATTTCAGCACTGCGCCCCTAGCTGACGCGGGTTTGTTTGCCATTACTGGCCCCACTGGTGCCGGCAAAACCACCATTCTCGATGCCGTTACGCTGGCGCTCTATGGCCAAGTGCCCCGCCACGAGGGTAGCGGCCCGGAGCAGGTGATGAGCCACGGCACTGGCGAGAGTTGGGCCGAGGTAGAGTTTCAGGTGAACGGCAAAACCTACCGTTCGAAGTGGGGGCAGTACCGTGCCAGGCGCAAGCCCGGTGGCAACCTCCAAGACCCAAAAATGGAGCTGAGCGAGCAGCCCGAAACGCCCAATCCTGAAGCACCAGAGAAATGGCCGATTCTGGAAAGCTACAAGTCGCGGGTGCCCGTGCGCGTAGCCGAGCTAAGCGGGCTGGAATACCGACAGTTTCTGCGTTCGGTGCTACTGGCCCAGGGCGATTTTACGCGGTTTCTGAAATCGAGCCCCGGCGAGCGGGCGCAGTTGTTGGAGAAGATTACTGATACGCGTAAGTACTCCGATATTTCAGTGGCAGCGTTCCAACGGGCTAAGGAAGAAGCCCAGCGGGTAGAGCAACTGCAAACAGGCCTAGCCGGTGTAGCGCTGCTGTCGGCCGAGGAGGTAGGGGCGCTGGAAGCCGAAGCTCAGGAATTGACCATCCAGCTCGAAGCTACTACCGCCACCCAAGAACAGTTGCGTGAAGCTCGCCAGTGGCACCAGAAGCTGCATGACCTGCGCCAGCGCCAGCACACCACCCAGCAGCGCCAGCAGCAACTCATTGCCCAAGCCGCCTCGCTGGAACCACTACGGCAGCGTTTGACGCTGCATCAGCAAGCCGCGCCTTTTGCCACCGACTATGCTTTGCTTCGACAAGCCGAGCAGCAGCTAGGCCAGCTGCGCGGCGAGGTAGGCCAATTGCAAGAGCAGCTACCGCAGCTACAAGAGCGACGCGCTACCGCCGAAGACGCGTTGCATGCTGCCCGCGAGGCCCATACGCAGGCCACTGCCGCCCAAGCAGAGCAGGAACCCAAGCTGCGCGCCGCCGAATTGCTTGATCACCAACTACAGGAGAGTCAACAGCAGCTTGACAAAGGCAAAACAGAATACGAGGAAAAAAACGAGCAGTGCAAGCGCATAAAGACCACGGCTGAGCAGGCCACCAAGCAAGCAAACGCCCTCCGGGAGCAGGTGAAGGATGCTGAGAAGTGGCTTTTGATCAATAAGGTAGTGAGCGAGCTAGGGTCGGAGCTGCCAGAGTTAGCGGCCAATTTGCAGCAGTGGACCAGCCTGCGTACGGCACTTGGACAGCTAGAGCAGCGCCTACACGAAGCCCAACAGCGCCAGCGAAAAGCCGCTACCGAAGCCGCCACGCAACAGCACGCCACTGATACCGCCCGGCAGCAGCACGCCAGCCTGAGCAGCCGCTACGAAGCCGCTGGGGAGGCCCGCGCTACCTGGCTGCACCGCCTGCGCCACCACGTAAGAGGGTTGCAGCAGGAGCAAGAGCGCGAACAGCAGCACTGGGACGACTTGCGGCGCAGTCTGCAATTGCAACAGCTTGTCCTGTCGCATACCGATACGCGCTTGTTGCTGGAAGCTGGTCTACCGTGCCCGGTATGCGGCGCTACCGAGCATCCGTATGTAGCTGGTGTGCTAGGAGTAAGCGAAGACTCCTTCCAGCGTGACCGGCAACGAGAGGAAACGCTTAGCCAGCGGGTGCGGGCGCTGGGCACCCGCTTCAACCGCCTGAACACCTATGTAACAGTATTGGAGCAAGCCGGTCCGGAGCCGACTGCTGCCGAAGCTCCTACCCTGCAGTTGCTGCCCGAAACAGCCGAGAAGAGCGCCATCGAAGAAGTGAAAGCCTTGGTGGCCTCGCTTCAAGAGCTGCGCAATCAGCTGGTGACTGCCGACCAACGGGTGCATCAGGCATCTACCCAGTATACTGCGACCACTCGTCAGCAACAGGAATACGCCGATATAGCCAGCAGCCTGGCGCAGGAGCTGGCCGATGCAAAGGACCAGATAGGCCCCGTGCAGGCCATCATTCAGAGTCAGGCGGCATACTTCGGCTTGTCATTCGCCGCCCAGAATGGACCTACTCTGATGGAGCAGGCTCGTGGGCGCTTAGTGGAGTTTGACCAGAAGACGAAACAGCTCAACACAGCCAAGCAGGAACTTGGGGCCGTGGATGTGGCCGCCACCCGCGCCGCCGCCGACCAGCAGGAGCTACAAGCTTGGCTGAAAGCGCGCAAGCAAAGCCTGGTTGACCTACACGACGCCATCCAGCAACAGCGGCGGCAGCGCCACGAGCTGCTGCCCGAGCCTAATATAGCCCACGCCCGCCAGCAGCTCGAAACGGCCCTCCGCACCGCCGACCAGCATCGCCAGCAGGCCGAGCAACAGCTGCAACAGCACGCCACCACACTCACCTTGGCGACAGATAAGCTGCGCCAGCGCGAGCAAGATGTTGCGAAACAGCAGCAATTGCAAGTCGAGCGTCACGCTACCCTATCGGCGGCGCTGGGTGCGGCCGGCCTCGCGCCCGACCCGGGCATCCTCCCTACCCTGCTCCTACCTGATGCGGAGGCAGGCAACCTGCAAAGCCAGTTGCGCCGCCACGAGCAGGATGTGCACCTAGCTGAGCAAACCCTACAAGAAACCGCCGAGCAACTGCAGCAGGAGGAAACCCGCGCCCTTAGTATAGAGTCGCCGGAAACGATCAGCCAACAGCTCACCACCAACACCCAGCAACTGGCTACTCTCAATCAGCAGTTGGGCCAACGCCAGCAGCGCCTCGCCGACCACCGCGCGGGGGTAGCTAAGCACGCTTCGCTGGTGGTAGAAATTGAAAAGCAGCAGCAGGAAGCCCGGCGCTGGCGCCAGCTCACTGACCTCATCGGCTCAGCCGACGGCAAGAAGTTCAGCGAGTTTGCCCAGGGCCTGACGCTGGCCCGGCTGGTGGATCTGGCGAACCGCCACCTGCACCGCTTCACGGACCGCTACCGCATCAGCCGCAACCCGCAGGAGCACCTCGATCTACTCATCACCGACCACTACCAGGCCGACAACGTGCGCTCCATGAACTCGCTATCGGGTGGAGAAAGCTTCTTGGTGAGCTTGGCGCTGGCCCTGGGCCTCTCGGAACTGGCCGGCCGCAAAACGCAAATCGACACGCTCTTTATCGACGAAGGCTTCGGCACCCTCGACCCCGATACGCTCGACGTGGCCCTATCGGCGCTGGAGACGTTGCAGGGCACGGGCAAAACCATTGGCATCATCTCCCACGTGGAGGCCCTAAAGGAACGCGTGAGCACGCAAATCAACGTGCGCAAGGGCGCAGGCGGCGTAAGCTCGTTGCGGGTGGTAGGATTTGGGGAGGAAGTGTAGCGCAGACTCTCAAGCTTAAATCTACTGCGCGGCCGCCCGTATCTCCGTCCACGTCCAATAGCGGCGCGAGTTAATGCTGGCATAGCTCCGCCGAAAAAACGCTACGACTTCATTTTCTATTACCTCGGCGGGGATGGAAGATGCATACAGCGGGCGTTGGTCGGGGTCGGCGTAGCGCTGAGCTTTGGTGAGACCCTTGCCGGAAAGGCGCAGTAGCGGACCTGTATCTGTAACGCCATCGTGGGTCCAGCGACGGGTAGTTTGCTCCAACTTGTTCAAACGGTCAGCCAACGTATCAAGCGGTAGACGCGGTAAGGTAGGACGTGATTCGAGGTCAATCCACGTGGTGTATTTGTACTCGAATTCATAGCGCTGGCCGTCGTACAGGCTCAGCACCATATCGAAACCTGCTGTGGGGCCATACAGCGCGTAGTAAGGTAGCGGCTCCGGCGTGCGTACTACCATCAGCCCGATTTCAGGATAAGGCGCGTGTGTGGTAGCTGCGCTCTGCATGATAGCCGCGGCCTGCTTTATTCGCTCGTACTCAGGCAGCCACACAGCACACTCGCCCGCTGGGTTTTCCAGCACCGCCGCGAAGCGCGGTAGAAACCATTCAAACTTTTCGGCCGAAGCCTCGTCCTCACGCCGACGACGGGCAGGTGCGCCAAACGGCTCGTAAAATCGCGCCTTTTCCTCGGCGTTCAGCCAGCATACCAATTGCAAGGCGTGGTCGGCTTGCGGGTCGTGCCAGTCGATTTCGCGGAAGTCGCCGAGGGTAGCCACCAGGCGCAGCAGGTGCTCGTGGCGCAGCGCCAGCGCCGGATTCAGCAGACTCCACACGCCTACAAATCCATCTACATCAAAGTGGTTGGCTGATACGGCTTGTGCTTCCAGTCCCGGCGTGGCGGGCTGGTGCAAGGCGCGCAGCACCGAGCCAGCACTGGTATCGTCGCGCAGAGGCTCGGGTGTGGCCGCACCACGCCAGTGCGCTAGCGTGAGGGCAGCACCCAGGCCAGTGCTATCTACCAGAATGGTAGGCTGCCGCCGCAACTGCGCAAATGGGACAAAAAAGCGGGAGGAAATCATACAGGTAAAAGTAGTAGCCTACTGGTTATCGGTATGGAGGCAACAATTACAAATGTCTCTTTCACTCTTTATAATCCTATACAATATTTACACCCAACATAAATTTATTTATACTTTCCCCGCCTATTAGAAATTCGCTCTACCCGATTGTTCCGAATCCAGCCCAGGTACTTTTGCAACTCCTCGGCTTCCCGTAGAGCTTCGATGGTGCCATACTGCTGAGCCAAGGTTTTGTTGGGTAGCAACAGGTGCACGGTGCTGTGGCACGGCTGGCACAAATCGGCCACTGGCCCATACTTACCACCTTCTTCTCGCGGCACCAGGTGGTGGCGCGTCACCTGCCCTACCCGCCGCAAGCAAAGTGCGCACTGTGGCTCTTCCGGCACAGATTTAGCAATTATTCCTTTCCGACGACGTGCCATACTCTACAAATCTACCTTACTGGCATTATTCAAAGCCACCACATAAACATTTATATTTATTGTAAAATTCATAAATTTTACCGCTGCCATATTCTATTATATTTTATATTCGACTTCATTTTTTAAAATATTTTAATCTAGTCGCCTCATCAACACTCGTCACAAGCAGCGGCGAGGCGCGGGTTGGCTAATGAAAACAACACGAGCTAATTTTTCACTCCTTCTGTTCCTTTCATCTTTTTGCGTATGCCCACTTCTACTCCTTTTTCATTTAGTTTGACAACGCTGCTGCGGGCGGCTGGTTTTGCGCTGGCGCTGCTGTTATTTACTTCTACCGCTTCCCAAGCGCAAACCTGGCTAGTATCAACGGACACATATGTGAAGCTAGGCGTGGTAGACAAGTTTGGCCAGTTGGGGGCGTACACCGCCAAGTTTGTTGTCACCAATCAAGCGACCGGCAAAACCTACATGCTCGAAAAGCAGATACCTGCTGGCCAAAAAGGCGTAGATGTTGTTTTCCCCTCGGAACCCTCCGAAGCTGACTACTTCAAATCGGACCGCAACGAAGCGGGCACGGCGGCGCCCGGCCGCTACGTGTGGGAGTGCCAAGTGAGCGGCAAAAAAGTAGTAGGCGGCTTCTTTGAGTTTGAAAAAGCCGGCAACGACGTGACGGTTATCGAACGGCGGAAGTAGAAGCCTTTTTGCCGGCGTCTGCGTATGCGGAGTAGTATATTTTTCTCCCACTCCGCAACCGCTTTTCCTATGCCCAAAAAGTCTTTTTCCGAGTTGATCAACAGCCCTGGTATGCCGGTGCTGGTTGATTTTTACGCCGATTGGTGCGGTCCGTGCAAAACCATGGCGCCCATTCTGCAACAGATAGCCCAGCAACACCAAGGCAAGCTGCGTGTCATCAAGATTGACGTGGACCGCAACCAGGCGGTGGCCCAGCAGTTTCGGGTGCAGAGCATTCCTACCCTCATCCTGTTTCAGAATGGGCAGCCCGTATGGCGACAGGCCGGGGTGGTACCTGCCCCGCAGCTCAACCAAACGTTGCAGAGTTTTGTGAATCGTTGAGGTAGCTTTCGTAGTGCGCATAGCCGGCCCGACAAACTATCCGGCAGGGTTCGACGTTGGAGTATGCGCCCCTCCTGCTTTTCTCTCCTATTCGTCCCAAAACCCCTTGCCTGTTGTTTGTACGCTATACCCTTGTAGTAGCTAGTCTGCTAATGCCCTTGTTTGCGCTGGCGCAAACGCAGTATACGCTTAGTGGTGTGGTGCGCGCCGCCGATACGCACGAAGTGCTACCCGGCGCGTCGGTGGCCGTACTGGCCTCGGCTACCGGCACAGCCACCAACGAAAACGGCGCCTACTCCCTACCCCTGCCCGCGGGCACGCACGAGGTAGTAATATCTTTTTTGGGCTATCAGCCGGTCACGCGCACCATCACGTTGCGCCGCGATCAGCGCCTGTTAGTGGAGCTGCCCACGGCGGCCAACGAGCTGGGTGAGGTGGTGGTGCGCGGCTCGGGCACGCTGGAGCAGAAGCTCCAGACCACGCAAATGAGCGTAGAGCGCCTCACCACCCGCGAGGCCAAGCTCTTGCCCGCGTTGTTTGGTGAGGTAGACCTGCTGAAAACCCTACAGCTGAAGCCCGGCGTGCAAAACGGCGGCGAGGGCACCTCCGGCCTGTTTGTGCGCGGTGGCTCTTCCGACCAGAACCTGGTGCTGTTGGATGATGCGGTGGTGTACAATCCGGCGCACTTGTTCGGGCTATTTTCGGTGTTCAATCCCGATGCTGTGCAGAGCGTAGACCTGTACAAGGGCGGTTTTCCGGCGCAGTATGGCGGGCGCCTTTCTTCTATTATTGATGTGCGCTTGCGCGAGGGCAGCCACGAGAAGGTAGGCGTGAGCGGCGGCATCGGTCTGATTTCTTCA from Hymenobacter aerilatus harbors:
- a CDS encoding HNH endonuclease gives rise to the protein MARRRKGIIAKSVPEEPQCALCLRRVGQVTRHHLVPREEGGKYGPVADLCQPCHSTVHLLLPNKTLAQQYGTIEALREAEELQKYLGWIRNNRVERISNRRGKYK
- a CDS encoding NmrA family NAD(P)-binding protein → MPTNLQANSTVPSATIVLAGATGALGLLIAHQLRQRGANVRALVRSSSNLSAEAESLRLQGAEVLEVDYNDSTVLIQACQGADCVVSALSGLRAVIVDAQTQLLNAAVAAGVPRFIPSDYSADFTRLPEGSNRNFDLRWEFQHRLDQAPIQATSILSGMFMDLLTGQAPLIQPGIHRIIYWGDADQPLDFTTMRNTAAYTAATALDPTTPRYLRIAGEVATPRDLQIIATAATGHPYKLLRVGGLGVLETMSRVTKTLLPAKNEVFPPWQGMQYLHNMLSGQAKLSTLDNNRYPGIRWTKVQEVLQKP
- the trxA gene encoding thioredoxin, which translates into the protein MPKKSFSELINSPGMPVLVDFYADWCGPCKTMAPILQQIAQQHQGKLRVIKIDVDRNQAVAQQFRVQSIPTLILFQNGQPVWRQAGVVPAPQLNQTLQSFVNR
- a CDS encoding DUF6687 family protein; translation: MISSRFFVPFAQLRRQPTILVDSTGLGAALTLAHWRGAATPEPLRDDTSAGSVLRALHQPATPGLEAQAVSANHFDVDGFVGVWSLLNPALALRHEHLLRLVATLGDFREIDWHDPQADHALQLVCWLNAEEKARFYEPFGAPARRRREDEASAEKFEWFLPRFAAVLENPAGECAVWLPEYERIKQAAAIMQSAATTHAPYPEIGLMVVRTPEPLPYYALYGPTAGFDMVLSLYDGQRYEFEYKYTTWIDLESRPTLPRLPLDTLADRLNKLEQTTRRWTHDGVTDTGPLLRLSGKGLTKAQRYADPDQRPLYASSIPAEVIENEVVAFFRRSYASINSRRYWTWTEIRAAAQ
- a CDS encoding AAA family ATPase, which gives rise to MKILRVRFFNLNSLRGEHFVDFSTAPLADAGLFAITGPTGAGKTTILDAVTLALYGQVPRHEGSGPEQVMSHGTGESWAEVEFQVNGKTYRSKWGQYRARRKPGGNLQDPKMELSEQPETPNPEAPEKWPILESYKSRVPVRVAELSGLEYRQFLRSVLLAQGDFTRFLKSSPGERAQLLEKITDTRKYSDISVAAFQRAKEEAQRVEQLQTGLAGVALLSAEEVGALEAEAQELTIQLEATTATQEQLREARQWHQKLHDLRQRQHTTQQRQQQLIAQAASLEPLRQRLTLHQQAAPFATDYALLRQAEQQLGQLRGEVGQLQEQLPQLQERRATAEDALHAAREAHTQATAAQAEQEPKLRAAELLDHQLQESQQQLDKGKTEYEEKNEQCKRIKTTAEQATKQANALREQVKDAEKWLLINKVVSELGSELPELAANLQQWTSLRTALGQLEQRLHEAQQRQRKAATEAATQQHATDTARQQHASLSSRYEAAGEARATWLHRLRHHVRGLQQEQEREQQHWDDLRRSLQLQQLVLSHTDTRLLLEAGLPCPVCGATEHPYVAGVLGVSEDSFQRDRQREETLSQRVRALGTRFNRLNTYVTVLEQAGPEPTAAEAPTLQLLPETAEKSAIEEVKALVASLQELRNQLVTADQRVHQASTQYTATTRQQQEYADIASSLAQELADAKDQIGPVQAIIQSQAAYFGLSFAAQNGPTLMEQARGRLVEFDQKTKQLNTAKQELGAVDVAATRAAADQQELQAWLKARKQSLVDLHDAIQQQRRQRHELLPEPNIAHARQQLETALRTADQHRQQAEQQLQQHATTLTLATDKLRQREQDVAKQQQLQVERHATLSAALGAAGLAPDPGILPTLLLPDAEAGNLQSQLRRHEQDVHLAEQTLQETAEQLQQEETRALSIESPETISQQLTTNTQQLATLNQQLGQRQQRLADHRAGVAKHASLVVEIEKQQQEARRWRQLTDLIGSADGKKFSEFAQGLTLARLVDLANRHLHRFTDRYRISRNPQEHLDLLITDHYQADNVRSMNSLSGGESFLVSLALALGLSELAGRKTQIDTLFIDEGFGTLDPDTLDVALSALETLQGTGKTIGIISHVEALKERVSTQINVRKGAGGVSSLRVVGFGEEV
- a CDS encoding ion transporter — translated: MDIRPQNNPMHWKQRAYRIIFESDTPAGQAFDTVLLVAIVLSVLTVMLESVAHIAAQHGQFLRAVEWVFTGLFLVEYIIRLVVVRRPLAYALSLLGIIDLLAVLPTLASLAMIGSHYLVVIRTLRLLRVFRIFKLGRFVGEGEFIVDALKASRFKILVFLTAVLTIVIVIGTFMYVVEGGKNGFTSIPQSIYWAIVTLTTVGYGDISPVTVLGRTMASILMILGYAIIAVPTGIVSAQMARPTTDAPTFKQATCHICQANGHRDDAEFCWNCGEKL